A single region of the Variovorax paradoxus genome encodes:
- the ftsH gene encoding ATP-dependent zinc metalloprotease FtsH: protein MNNQWFSKVAVWLVIAMVLFTVFKQFDTRGGVGSGTVSYSEFLDQVRNNQIKSAVIPEGAGGGEIIAVTNDDRKIRTTATVLDRGLVGDLIDHNVKFDVKPREEGSLLMTLLVSWGPMLLLIGVWIYFMRQMQGGGKGGAFSFGKSKARMMDENNNTVTFADVAGCDEAKEEVREVVDFLKDPQRFQKLGGRIPRGLLLVGPPGTGKTLLAKSIAGEAKVPFFSISGSDFVEMFVGVGAARVRDMFENAKKNAPCIIFIDEIDAVGRQRGAGLGGGNDEREQTLNQMLVEMDGFETNLGVIVVAATNRPDILDAALLRPGRFDRQVYVTLPDIRGREQILGVHMRKVPLGQDVNPSVIARGTPGMSGADLANLCNEAALMAARRNARVVEMQDFEKAKDKIFMGPERKSMVMPEEERRNTAYHEAGHALIGKLLPKCDPVHKVTIIPRGRALGVTMSLPAQDRYSYDREYMLNQISMLFGGRIAEEVFMHQMTTGASNDFERATSIARDMVTRYGMTDALGPMVYAENEGEVFLGRSVTKTTNMSEQTMEKVDGEVRRIIDEQYALARRLIEENSDKMHAMAKALLEWETIDSEQLDDIMAGRAPRPPKDWTPRIPPSGSGGSGGTPAVNPDPAPTAA, encoded by the coding sequence TTGAACAATCAGTGGTTTTCCAAAGTTGCCGTATGGCTCGTCATTGCCATGGTGTTGTTCACTGTGTTCAAGCAGTTCGACACCCGCGGCGGCGTCGGCTCGGGGACGGTGAGTTATTCGGAATTCCTGGATCAGGTCCGAAACAATCAGATCAAGAGCGCCGTCATTCCTGAAGGCGCAGGCGGCGGAGAAATCATCGCCGTCACCAACGACGATCGCAAGATCCGCACGACCGCCACGGTGCTCGACCGCGGCCTGGTGGGCGATCTGATCGACCACAACGTCAAGTTCGACGTCAAGCCGCGCGAAGAGGGCTCGCTCCTCATGACGCTCCTGGTGAGCTGGGGCCCGATGCTGCTCCTGATCGGCGTCTGGATCTACTTCATGCGCCAGATGCAGGGCGGCGGCAAGGGCGGGGCGTTCAGCTTCGGCAAGAGCAAGGCCCGCATGATGGACGAGAACAACAACACGGTCACTTTTGCCGACGTCGCAGGTTGCGACGAGGCCAAGGAAGAAGTCCGTGAAGTGGTCGACTTCCTCAAGGACCCGCAACGCTTCCAGAAGCTCGGCGGCCGCATTCCGCGCGGCCTGCTGCTGGTCGGCCCTCCGGGTACCGGCAAGACCTTGCTCGCCAAGTCGATCGCCGGCGAAGCCAAGGTGCCGTTCTTCTCGATCTCGGGCTCCGACTTCGTTGAAATGTTCGTCGGCGTGGGCGCGGCCCGCGTGCGCGATATGTTCGAAAACGCCAAGAAGAACGCCCCTTGCATCATCTTCATCGACGAAATCGATGCGGTGGGCCGTCAGCGTGGTGCCGGCCTGGGTGGCGGCAACGACGAGCGCGAACAAACCCTGAACCAGATGCTGGTCGAGATGGACGGTTTCGAAACCAATCTCGGCGTGATCGTGGTGGCTGCAACCAACCGCCCCGACATCCTGGACGCCGCACTGCTGCGCCCCGGCCGTTTCGACCGCCAGGTGTACGTCACGCTGCCCGACATCCGCGGCCGCGAGCAGATCCTCGGCGTGCACATGCGCAAGGTGCCGCTCGGCCAGGACGTGAACCCGAGCGTGATTGCGCGCGGCACGCCCGGCATGTCCGGTGCCGACCTGGCCAACCTTTGCAACGAAGCCGCCCTGATGGCTGCACGCCGCAATGCGCGCGTGGTCGAAATGCAGGACTTCGAGAAGGCCAAGGACAAGATCTTCATGGGCCCCGAGCGCAAGAGCATGGTCATGCCCGAAGAAGAGCGCCGCAACACGGCCTATCACGAGGCCGGCCACGCCCTCATCGGCAAGCTGCTGCCCAAGTGCGACCCGGTCCACAAGGTCACCATCATTCCGCGCGGCCGCGCCCTTGGCGTGACCATGAGCCTGCCGGCGCAAGATCGCTACAGCTATGACCGCGAATACATGCTGAACCAGATCAGCATGCTTTTCGGCGGCCGGATCGCCGAAGAAGTGTTCATGCACCAGATGACCACCGGCGCTAGCAACGACTTCGAGCGCGCGACGTCCATTGCCCGCGACATGGTCACCCGCTACGGCATGACCGACGCGCTCGGCCCGATGGTCTATGCCGAGAACGAAGGTGAAGTGTTCCTGGGCCGCTCGGTCACCAAGACCACGAACATGAGCGAACAGACCATGGAAAAGGTCGATGGCGAAGTCCGCCGCATCATCGACGAGCAGTACGCCCTGGCGCGCCGCCTCATCGAGGAAAACAGCGACAAGATGCACGCCATGGCCAAGGCCCTGCTCGAGTGGGAAACCATCGACAGCGAACAGCTCGACGACATCATGGCCGGCCGCGCACCGCGTCCGCCAAAGGACTGGACCCCGCGCATTCCGCCCTCGGGCAGCGGCGGCAGCGGCGGTACGCCGGCTGTCAATCCGGATCCGGCACCGACAGCTGCCTGA
- a CDS encoding RlmE family RNA methyltransferase — translation MSTKAKSKKVNKAWLHDHINDPYVKLATREGYRARAAYKLKEIDESLGLVKPGQLVVDLGSTPGAWSQYLRRRMSPDGAAAGELNGTIIALDILPMEPIEGVTFLQGDFREAELLEQVLGVLAGRKADLVVSDMAPNLSGIHSADAARVAHLIELAIDFAQHHLKPEGALVAKLFHGSGYDELVKLFKANFRTVKPFKPKASRDKSSETFLVGMGLKAQETL, via the coding sequence ATGAGCACCAAGGCAAAAAGCAAAAAAGTCAACAAGGCGTGGCTGCACGACCACATCAACGATCCGTACGTGAAGCTGGCCACGCGGGAGGGGTACCGCGCACGTGCCGCCTACAAGCTCAAGGAAATCGACGAGTCGCTGGGGCTGGTCAAGCCGGGCCAGCTTGTGGTCGACCTGGGTTCCACACCCGGCGCCTGGAGCCAGTACCTGAGGCGGCGCATGTCGCCGGACGGCGCCGCGGCCGGGGAATTGAACGGCACCATCATTGCGCTGGACATTCTGCCGATGGAGCCCATCGAGGGCGTGACCTTCCTGCAAGGCGATTTCCGAGAGGCGGAGCTGCTGGAGCAGGTGTTGGGAGTGCTGGCGGGCCGCAAGGCCGACCTGGTGGTGTCGGACATGGCACCCAATCTCTCGGGCATTCATTCGGCCGATGCCGCCCGGGTTGCGCACCTGATCGAGCTTGCAATCGACTTCGCGCAGCACCACCTGAAGCCTGAGGGGGCGCTGGTCGCCAAGCTCTTCCACGGAAGCGGCTACGACGAGCTGGTGAAGCTGTTCAAGGCGAACTTTCGCACCGTGAAGCCCTTCAAACCCAAGGCCTCGCGCGACAAATCGTCTGAAACCTTTTTGGTCGGCATGGGTCTGAAGGCCCAGGAAACGCTTTGA
- a CDS encoding YhbY family RNA-binding protein, protein MPAIQLTPAERKVHRAEAHHLDPIVMVGGDGLTPAVKKEADAALKAHGLIKIRVFSDDRLARDAMLQELAEELDAAPIQHIGKLLVLWRPKPEKERVVDEDRMPGPRDIKVLKYSKRGGQRPEIKTLRVLGNQRLTPGGTIKRAKAKRPLSAKKRNQAD, encoded by the coding sequence ATGCCCGCCATTCAACTTACCCCTGCCGAGCGCAAGGTGCACCGCGCCGAAGCTCACCACCTGGATCCGATCGTCATGGTCGGTGGAGACGGGCTGACCCCTGCCGTTAAAAAAGAGGCCGATGCGGCACTCAAGGCCCACGGCCTGATCAAGATCCGCGTCTTTTCCGATGACCGCCTGGCGCGCGACGCCATGCTGCAGGAACTGGCCGAAGAACTCGACGCAGCGCCCATCCAGCACATCGGCAAGCTGCTGGTGCTGTGGCGCCCCAAGCCCGAGAAGGAGCGCGTGGTCGACGAAGACCGCATGCCCGGCCCACGCGACATCAAGGTGCTGAAGTACAGCAAGCGCGGCGGCCAGCGCCCCGAAATCAAGACCCTGCGCGTGCTCGGCAACCAGCGGCTCACCCCTGGCGGCACCATCAAGCGCGCCAAGGCAAAGCGGCCGCTTTCGGCCAAGAAGCGTAACCAGGCAGACTGA
- a CDS encoding glycosyltransferase — MKWGTKYGPEYVNRLYAMVRRNLSGDFKFVCLTDDGTGIRPEVTCLPIPPLNLKLAPGQRDGAWKKLTTFEKDLHGLRGTALFLDVDVVVVGSLDAFFEHPGEFLIIHDYARPWRRQRITGNSSVYRFELGAHADVLAYFRENMDKVQAEYRNEQTYLSAMMHKQGKLGYWPTAWCPSFKYHGIPMWPANYWEEPFVPEGARIMVFHGECNPPDALAGRRNRAFRYIRRANWIAKFWKE, encoded by the coding sequence ATGAAGTGGGGCACGAAATACGGACCCGAATACGTCAACCGCCTCTATGCCATGGTGCGCCGCAATCTGAGCGGCGATTTCAAGTTCGTGTGCCTGACGGACGACGGCACCGGCATTCGACCCGAGGTGACGTGCCTGCCGATTCCCCCACTCAACCTGAAGCTGGCGCCCGGCCAGCGCGACGGCGCGTGGAAGAAGCTCACCACCTTCGAAAAGGACCTGCACGGCCTGCGCGGCACCGCCCTCTTCCTGGACGTGGACGTAGTGGTCGTCGGCAGCCTCGATGCATTCTTCGAGCACCCGGGCGAGTTCCTGATCATTCACGACTACGCGCGTCCCTGGCGGCGCCAGCGGATCACCGGGAACTCATCGGTCTACCGCTTCGAGCTGGGTGCCCACGCCGACGTGCTGGCGTACTTTCGCGAGAACATGGACAAGGTCCAGGCCGAGTACCGCAACGAGCAGACCTACCTGTCCGCCATGATGCACAAGCAGGGCAAGCTGGGCTATTGGCCCACCGCCTGGTGCCCGAGCTTCAAGTACCACGGCATTCCCATGTGGCCGGCCAACTACTGGGAAGAGCCTTTCGTGCCCGAAGGCGCTCGCATCATGGTGTTCCACGGCGAATGCAACCCGCCAGATGCGCTCGCCGGCCGGCGCAACCGGGCTTTCCGGTACATCCGGCGGGCGAACTGGATCGCGAAGTTCTGGAAGGAATGA
- a CDS encoding DUF4149 domain-containing protein yields MKDRLALLLAAFWWGSLTTIGFLVVPMLFARLGNPAVAGNFAGQLFEAQSWIAIGCGLLLLVHFRTKMDDRIDNASMTAIFLILGALLLALLQQYAVAPRILARDNLKLWHAVGSGMYLVQWLCAGALLWRMGAAKVPAAS; encoded by the coding sequence ATGAAAGACCGTCTCGCGCTGTTGCTGGCCGCCTTCTGGTGGGGCAGCCTCACGACGATCGGTTTTCTGGTCGTGCCGATGCTTTTCGCGCGGCTCGGCAATCCCGCCGTGGCGGGCAATTTTGCAGGGCAGCTGTTCGAAGCGCAGAGCTGGATCGCCATCGGCTGTGGCCTGCTGCTGCTGGTTCATTTCAGGACGAAGATGGACGACCGTATCGACAACGCCTCGATGACGGCCATCTTCCTCATACTGGGTGCTTTGCTGCTGGCGCTGCTCCAGCAATATGCGGTGGCGCCCCGCATTCTTGCGCGCGACAACCTCAAGCTCTGGCACGCCGTGGGAAGCGGCATGTACCTGGTTCAGTGGCTGTGCGCGGGTGCGCTGCTGTGGCGCATGGGCGCTGCCAAGGTTCCCGCGGCAAGCTGA
- the greA gene encoding transcription elongation factor GreA translates to MATIPITKRGAEKLRAELHQLKTVDRPWVINAISEARAQGDLSENAEYEVAKDRQGFIEGRIQEVEGKLSAAQIIDPAELDAGGKVVFGSTVELEEEETGEAVKYQIVGEDEADLKLGLINISSPIARALIGKEEGDVAEVQAPGGLKRYEIVAVRYI, encoded by the coding sequence ATGGCCACCATCCCAATTACCAAGCGCGGTGCCGAGAAGCTGCGCGCCGAGCTGCATCAGCTCAAGACCGTGGACCGCCCCTGGGTCATCAATGCGATCTCCGAAGCCCGCGCACAGGGCGACCTGAGCGAGAACGCCGAGTACGAAGTCGCCAAGGACCGCCAGGGCTTCATCGAAGGCCGCATCCAGGAAGTCGAAGGCAAGCTGTCGGCCGCGCAGATCATCGATCCGGCCGAACTGGACGCCGGCGGCAAGGTGGTATTCGGTTCCACGGTGGAACTCGAGGAAGAAGAAACCGGCGAAGCAGTCAAGTACCAGATCGTCGGCGAGGACGAAGCCGACCTGAAGCTCGGACTCATCAATATCTCCAGCCCGATCGCGCGTGCACTCATCGGCAAGGAAGAGGGCGACGTCGCTGAAGTGCAGGCCCCCGGCGGCCTGAAGCGCTACGAGATCGTGGCGGTTCGCTACATCTGA
- a CDS encoding Kdo hydroxylase family protein: METQLVELDLADWNAAKPNEGWIAALEAGKVLYFPRLGFELLPEERALLTPSLLSPDVRNISLDAHGKLKGAVGDEDVQRKATAMVGRFRAQAQQLIHGLLPHYTPALRLAPTSYRPAQVETRVQSWRADDRRLHVDAFPSRPNYGERILRVFTNVNPEGAPRVWRVGEPFEDIAKRFLPRAKPYVRWQAKLLQALHVTKSFRSEYDHLMLQLHDGMKSDMAYQENSPQEKAEFPPGSVWVCFSDQTSHAVMAGQYMLEQTLHLAASKQYNPDSSPLAILSRLTGRTLV; encoded by the coding sequence ATGGAAACGCAGCTCGTCGAACTCGACCTCGCGGACTGGAACGCGGCCAAGCCCAACGAGGGATGGATCGCCGCACTGGAAGCGGGCAAGGTGCTGTACTTTCCGCGCCTGGGCTTCGAACTGCTGCCTGAAGAGCGCGCTCTGCTCACGCCGAGCCTGTTGTCGCCGGATGTGCGCAACATCAGCCTCGACGCCCACGGCAAGCTCAAGGGCGCCGTCGGCGACGAGGACGTGCAGCGCAAGGCAACGGCAATGGTGGGACGGTTTCGCGCGCAGGCGCAGCAACTCATCCACGGCCTGCTGCCGCACTACACGCCGGCGCTGCGGCTAGCGCCGACCAGCTACCGGCCGGCACAGGTCGAGACGCGCGTGCAGTCCTGGCGCGCCGACGACCGCCGGTTGCACGTCGATGCGTTTCCTTCGCGGCCCAACTACGGCGAGCGCATCCTTCGCGTGTTCACCAACGTGAACCCCGAAGGTGCACCGCGCGTGTGGCGCGTGGGCGAGCCGTTCGAAGACATTGCCAAGCGCTTCTTGCCGCGTGCCAAGCCTTATGTGCGCTGGCAGGCGAAGCTGCTGCAGGCGCTGCATGTGACCAAGTCGTTCCGCAGCGAGTACGACCACCTGATGCTGCAACTGCACGACGGCATGAAGTCAGACATGGCCTACCAGGAAAATTCGCCTCAGGAGAAGGCGGAATTTCCGCCGGGCTCGGTGTGGGTGTGTTTTTCCGACCAGACCTCGCACGCCGTCATGGCGGGCCAGTACATGCTCGAGCAGACCCTTCATCTGGCTGCGTCGAAGCAATACAATCCGGATTCGAGCCCGCTCGCCATCCTGAGCCGGCTGACCGGACGCACACTCGTCTGA
- the carB gene encoding carbamoyl-phosphate synthase large subunit, which translates to MPKRSDLKSILIIGAGPIIIGQACEFDYSGVQACKALREEGYKVILINSNPATIMTDPATADVTYIEPITWQTVEKIIAKERPDAILPTMGGQTALNCALDLWRNGVLDKYTGAATNKPVELIGATPEAIDKAEDRLKFKDAMTKIGLGSARSGIAHSMEEAWAVQKSVGFPTVIRPSFTLGGTGGGIAYNPEEFETICKRGIEASPTNELLIEESLLGWKEYEMEVVRDKADNCIIVCSIENLDPMGVHTGDSITVAPAQTLSDKEYQILRNASLAVLREIGVDTGGSNVQFSINPRDGRMVVIEMNPRVSRSSALASKATGFPIAKVAAKLAVGYTLDELRNEITGGATPASFEPSIDYVVTKIPRFAFEKFPQADSRLTTQMKSVGEVMAMGRTFQESFQKALRGLEVGVDGLNEKTQDREVLEKELGEPGPERIWYVGDAFAMGLSVDEVFALTKIDPWFLVQIEEIVKIELELETKSLADIDKDTLLALKKKGFSDRRLAKQLKTTDTAIREKRRALGVRPVYKRVDTCAAEFATNTAYMYSTYEDECEADPTDKKKIMVLGGGPNRIGQGIEFDYCCVHAALAMREDGYETIMVNCNPETVSTDYDTSDRLYFEPLTLEDVLEIVDKEKPLGVIVQYGGQTPLKLALDLEANGVPIIGTSPDMIDAAEDRERFQKLLHELKLLQPPNATARTEPEALEKAAALGYPLVVRPSYVLGGRAMEIVHEQRDLERYMREAVKVSNDSPVLLDRFLNDAVECDVDCLRDAEGQTLIGGVMEHIEQAGVHSGDSACSLPPYSLSAETIAELKRQSAAMAAALNVVGLMNVQFAIQQKDGKDVIYVLEVNPRASRTVPYVSKATGIQLAKVAARCMAGQSLKSQGVTKEVTPPYFSVKEAVFPFVKFPGVDTILGPEMKSTGEVMGVGKTFGEAFVKSQLGAGTHLPKSGKVFISVKNNDKARAVEVARGLVKLGFEIIATKGTAAAIGAAGIECATVNKVTEGRPHIVDMIKNNEIALVINTVEERRNAINDSRQIRTSALLARVTTFTTIFGAEAAVEGMGFMDELGVISVQEMHAQLAAA; encoded by the coding sequence ATGCCCAAGCGCTCAGACCTCAAATCCATTCTCATCATCGGCGCCGGCCCGATCATCATCGGCCAGGCCTGCGAGTTCGACTACTCCGGCGTGCAGGCTTGCAAGGCTTTGCGCGAAGAGGGCTACAAGGTCATCCTGATCAACAGCAACCCCGCGACGATCATGACCGACCCGGCCACGGCCGACGTCACCTACATCGAGCCGATCACCTGGCAGACGGTCGAGAAGATCATCGCCAAGGAGCGCCCCGACGCCATCCTGCCGACCATGGGCGGCCAGACCGCGCTGAATTGCGCGCTCGACCTCTGGCGCAACGGCGTGCTCGACAAGTACACCGGCGCAGCCACCAACAAGCCGGTCGAACTCATTGGTGCCACGCCTGAGGCCATCGACAAGGCCGAAGATCGCCTGAAGTTCAAGGATGCGATGACCAAGATCGGCCTTGGTTCGGCGCGCTCCGGCATCGCCCATTCGATGGAAGAGGCTTGGGCGGTGCAGAAGTCGGTCGGCTTCCCGACCGTGATCCGCCCGAGCTTCACGCTCGGCGGCACCGGCGGTGGCATTGCCTACAACCCGGAAGAATTCGAGACCATCTGCAAGCGCGGCATCGAAGCCTCGCCGACCAACGAGCTCCTGATCGAAGAGTCGCTGCTCGGCTGGAAAGAGTACGAGATGGAAGTCGTGCGCGACAAGGCCGACAACTGCATCATTGTCTGCTCGATCGAAAACCTCGACCCCATGGGCGTGCACACCGGCGACTCGATCACCGTGGCACCGGCACAGACGCTCTCCGACAAGGAATACCAGATCCTGCGCAACGCCTCGCTGGCCGTGCTGCGCGAGATCGGCGTGGACACCGGCGGCTCGAACGTTCAGTTCTCCATCAACCCGAGGGACGGCCGCATGGTCGTCATCGAGATGAACCCGCGCGTCTCGCGTTCGTCGGCGCTGGCTTCCAAGGCCACGGGTTTCCCGATTGCCAAGGTCGCGGCCAAGCTGGCCGTGGGCTACACGCTCGACGAACTGCGCAATGAAATCACGGGCGGCGCCACGCCGGCTTCGTTCGAACCGTCGATCGACTACGTGGTCACCAAGATCCCGCGTTTCGCGTTCGAGAAATTCCCGCAGGCCGATTCGCGCCTGACCACGCAGATGAAGTCCGTGGGCGAGGTGATGGCCATGGGCCGCACCTTCCAGGAATCGTTCCAAAAGGCACTGCGCGGCCTCGAAGTGGGTGTCGATGGGCTCAACGAGAAGACGCAGGACCGCGAAGTACTCGAGAAGGAACTGGGCGAGCCCGGTCCCGAGCGCATCTGGTACGTGGGCGATGCCTTCGCCATGGGCCTGAGCGTCGATGAGGTGTTTGCGCTGACCAAGATCGACCCCTGGTTCCTGGTGCAGATCGAGGAGATCGTGAAGATCGAACTCGAACTCGAAACCAAGTCGCTGGCCGACATCGACAAGGACACGCTGCTCGCGCTCAAGAAAAAGGGCTTCTCCGACCGGCGCCTGGCCAAGCAGCTCAAGACCACCGACACGGCCATTCGCGAGAAGCGCCGCGCCCTGGGCGTGCGCCCGGTCTACAAGCGCGTGGACACCTGCGCGGCCGAGTTCGCAACCAACACGGCCTACATGTACTCGACCTATGAAGACGAGTGCGAAGCCGACCCGACCGACAAGAAGAAGATCATGGTGCTCGGCGGCGGTCCCAACCGCATCGGCCAGGGTATCGAGTTCGACTACTGCTGCGTGCACGCCGCGCTCGCCATGCGCGAGGACGGCTACGAGACCATCATGGTCAACTGCAACCCCGAGACCGTGTCGACCGACTACGACACGTCCGACCGCCTGTACTTCGAGCCGCTCACGCTCGAAGACGTGCTGGAGATCGTCGACAAGGAAAAGCCGCTCGGCGTGATCGTGCAGTACGGCGGCCAGACGCCGCTCAAGCTCGCACTCGACCTCGAAGCCAACGGCGTGCCGATCATCGGCACCTCGCCCGACATGATCGATGCGGCCGAAGACCGCGAGCGCTTCCAGAAGCTGCTGCACGAACTCAAGCTGCTGCAACCGCCGAACGCCACCGCGCGCACCGAGCCCGAAGCGCTCGAAAAGGCAGCGGCACTGGGCTACCCGCTGGTGGTGCGCCCGAGCTACGTGCTTGGCGGCCGCGCGATGGAAATCGTGCACGAGCAACGCGACCTCGAGCGCTACATGCGCGAAGCGGTCAAGGTGAGCAACGACTCGCCGGTGCTGCTCGACCGCTTCCTGAACGATGCCGTCGAATGCGACGTCGATTGCCTGCGCGATGCCGAGGGCCAGACCCTGATCGGCGGCGTGATGGAGCACATCGAGCAAGCCGGCGTGCACTCGGGCGACTCCGCCTGCTCGCTGCCGCCCTACAGCCTGAGCGCCGAAACCATTGCAGAGCTCAAGCGCCAGAGCGCCGCCATGGCCGCCGCGCTCAACGTGGTGGGCCTGATGAACGTGCAGTTCGCCATCCAGCAGAAGGACGGCAAGGACGTCATCTACGTGCTCGAAGTGAACCCGCGTGCTTCGCGCACCGTGCCTTACGTGAGCAAGGCCACGGGCATCCAGCTCGCCAAGGTGGCGGCACGCTGCATGGCCGGCCAGTCGCTCAAGTCGCAGGGCGTGACCAAGGAAGTGACGCCGCCTTACTTCAGCGTGAAGGAAGCCGTGTTCCCGTTCGTCAAGTTCCCGGGCGTCGACACCATCCTCGGCCCCGAGATGAAGTCGACCGGCGAAGTGATGGGCGTAGGCAAGACCTTCGGCGAAGCGTTCGTGAAGTCGCAGCTGGGCGCGGGCACGCACCTGCCGAAGTCGGGCAAGGTCTTCATCTCGGTGAAGAACAACGACAAGGCACGTGCGGTGGAAGTGGCGCGCGGCCTGGTCAAGCTGGGCTTCGAGATCATCGCCACCAAGGGCACGGCCGCCGCCATCGGCGCCGCAGGCATCGAATGCGCGACGGTGAACAAGGTGACCGAAGGCCGCCCGCACATCGTGGACATGATCAAGAACAACGAGATCGCGCTGGTCATCAACACGGTGGAAGAGCGCCGCAACGCGATCAACGATTCGCGCCAGATCCGCACCTCGGCGCTGCTCGCGCGCGTGACCACCTTCACCACCATTTTTGGTGCCGAAGCCGCGGTCGAAGGCATGGGCTTCATGGACGAACTCGGTGTGATCTCGGTGCAGGAGATGCACGCGCAGCTGGCAGCCGCCTGA
- a CDS encoding ORF6N domain-containing protein — MADAPAVLDVSVIAALRDAEGKIYVLRGLKVMLAQDLAALYGVETRVLLQAMRRNLDRFPADFAFTLENHDLENLRSQLVISKPEKPGSGGARYRSVAFTEQGVAMLSSVLRSERAVAVNIEIMRTFVKLRSMLSEHADLKRKLNALEQRYDQNFRDVFNAIHQLMDEPKPGAYSGRGIGFTKDK; from the coding sequence GTGGCTGATGCACCCGCGGTGCTCGACGTCTCGGTCATCGCCGCCTTGCGCGATGCCGAGGGCAAGATCTATGTGCTGCGCGGCCTCAAGGTCATGCTGGCGCAGGACCTTGCCGCGCTCTACGGCGTCGAGACCCGGGTGTTGTTGCAGGCCATGCGCCGCAACCTCGATCGTTTTCCCGCGGACTTTGCCTTCACCCTGGAGAACCACGACCTCGAGAATTTGAGATCACAACTTGTGATCTCAAAACCCGAGAAGCCGGGTTCCGGCGGCGCGCGCTACCGCAGCGTGGCGTTCACCGAACAGGGCGTGGCCATGTTGTCGAGCGTGCTACGCAGCGAACGCGCCGTGGCCGTCAACATCGAGATCATGCGGACCTTCGTCAAGCTGCGCAGCATGCTGTCGGAGCACGCCGATCTCAAACGCAAGCTGAACGCGCTGGAACAGCGATACGACCAGAACTTTCGCGATGTATTCAACGCGATCCATCAACTGATGGATGAACCGAAGCCGGGCGCCTACAGCGGCCGCGGCATCGGTTTCACCAAGGATAAATAA
- the carA gene encoding glutamine-hydrolyzing carbamoyl-phosphate synthase small subunit, translated as MLLSLKGSFPPAILALADGTVFQGNSIGAAGSTTGEVVFNTSMTGYQEILTDPSYCQQIVTLTYPHIGNYGVNGEDIEADKIHAAGLIIKDLPLVASNFRKTATLTEYLVAGKTVAIANIDTRKLTRHLRTHGAQNGCILGLAAGEAVTQALIDKAIAAAKGAPNMAGLDLAKVVSVKQTYEWTETEWKLVNLNGKPGYGVQITPKFHVVAFDYGVKKNILRMIAQRGARITVVPAQTPAADVLKLKPDGIFLANGPGDPEPCDYAISAVKELIETGIPTFGICLGHQIMALASGAKTFKMKFGHHGANHPVKDLDNGRVSITSQNHGFAVDEKSLPANLRATHISLFDNTLQGLARTDKPAFCFQGHPEASPGPHDIGYLFDRFTELMEQARG; from the coding sequence GTGCTTTTGTCTCTAAAGGGAAGTTTCCCGCCCGCCATTCTGGCGCTCGCAGACGGCACGGTCTTTCAAGGCAATTCGATCGGAGCCGCCGGCTCCACGACCGGTGAAGTGGTGTTCAACACCTCGATGACCGGTTACCAGGAAATCCTCACCGACCCGAGTTATTGCCAGCAGATCGTGACGCTCACGTATCCGCACATCGGCAACTACGGCGTCAACGGGGAGGACATCGAAGCCGACAAGATCCATGCCGCTGGCCTGATCATCAAAGACCTGCCGCTCGTCGCATCCAATTTCCGCAAGACCGCCACGCTGACCGAATACCTCGTGGCCGGCAAGACGGTGGCCATTGCGAACATCGACACCCGCAAGCTCACCCGCCACCTGCGCACCCATGGCGCGCAGAACGGCTGCATCCTGGGCCTGGCCGCGGGCGAGGCCGTGACGCAGGCGCTGATCGACAAGGCCATTGCCGCCGCCAAGGGCGCGCCCAACATGGCCGGGCTCGATCTGGCCAAGGTCGTGTCGGTGAAGCAAACCTACGAGTGGACCGAAACCGAGTGGAAGCTTGTCAACCTGAACGGCAAGCCCGGCTACGGCGTGCAGATCACGCCCAAGTTCCACGTGGTGGCGTTCGACTACGGCGTCAAGAAGAACATCCTGCGCATGATCGCGCAGCGGGGCGCCCGCATTACCGTGGTGCCGGCGCAAACGCCTGCCGCCGATGTGCTCAAGCTCAAGCCCGACGGCATCTTCCTGGCCAACGGCCCGGGCGACCCGGAACCCTGCGACTACGCCATCAGCGCAGTCAAGGAGCTCATCGAAACCGGCATTCCCACCTTCGGCATCTGCCTGGGGCACCAGATCATGGCGCTGGCCTCGGGTGCGAAGACCTTCAAGATGAAGTTCGGCCACCACGGCGCGAACCATCCGGTGAAAGACCTGGACAACGGCCGCGTGAGCATCACGAGCCAGAACCACGGTTTCGCGGTCGACGAGAAGTCGCTGCCGGCCAATCTGCGCGCCACCCACATCAGCCTGTTCGACAACACGCTGCAGGGCCTTGCGCGCACCGACAAGCCGGCGTTCTGCTTCCAGGGCCACCCGGAAGCCTCGCCCGGCCCGCACGACATCGGCTACCTGTTCGACCGCTTCACCGAACTCATGGAGCAGGCACGTGGCTGA